Proteins from a genomic interval of Macrobrachium nipponense isolate FS-2020 chromosome 28, ASM1510439v2, whole genome shotgun sequence:
- the LOC135201221 gene encoding golgin subfamily A member 6-like protein 24, with product MINGVAGFKDVFDQMVQRYDEEIHRLKSENCRFRTLLKEKEVLYDQIIENFDNVNHRTSANYQELKAKQDLHIRDLTEELQRLQCDNEEKDILIESLNAEISQQQRENGLIKDLEEENMEMKTQIDQLRIEKVESGKIINGLNMEIQTLLKDNEKMEGQAEDLKEELANCETLNYEKDLLCDELRIEKLEQEHIISSLKRQIQKCEEEKEKMKNEMEEKLANSEALNNEKDLLIGEFIKEKLEQEHIISSLKRQVQDCEEEKEKMKNEIEENRANFEGDNYEKDQMINKLRIENLEREIKIDHFKSTVQNYEEENEKLKREMEDLLADCENLDLMIDVLRNEKLEQENTFWSLMRQVQNCEEEYEKMKNEMEGIEQGEYGNMICDFLELQRAEKEEEIQIRKIAEETSNLKDVIRIARPEQESELERNDEQGTKTQEEEETGEKDDAEESDDSDESKDESSYENQPGGEEERVEEPEVEDTFEESVGENGDNQSGDEERVEESGEASKTQVEEINLYGTEETQLDSFCSESEQKLGLGHKAPEAKEEEDDMSQEEVEELLKEIRKLREEEKLMWEELLQRKKLDEDRCQESEDDDSEDIFLQSMVNGPDTQGKEDVGEQGQQERTRCQDEEEATAWHELEQEIIGMRMEQEHMAKEMLEQQKKREEMESLLRFIGGDAQMKTKNKKKHRKGNNRRRYQWK from the coding sequence ATGATAAACGGAGTGGCGGGATTTAAGGACGTTTTCGATCAGATGGTCCAGAGGTACGACGAAGAAATCCACAGACTGAAAAGTGAAAACTGTCGGTTTCGAACTTTGTTGAAGGAGAAGGAAGTCCTCTACGaccaaataattgaaaatttcgaCAACGTGAATCATCGAACCAGTGCTAATTACCAGGAGCTCAAGGCAAAACAGGACTTACACATTCGAGATCTAACGGAGGAGCTGCAAAGGCTTCAGTGCGACAATGAAGAAAAGGATATACTAATTGAAAGTCTTAACGCGGAAATCTCTCAACAACAGAGAGAAAACGGATTAATAAAGGACcttgaagaagaaaatatggaaatgaaGACTCAAATCGACCAGCTTAGAATAGAAAAAGTAGAGTCTGGAAAGATAATTAACGGTTTGAACATGGAAATCCAGACTTTGCTTAAGGATAACGAAAAAATGGAAGGTCAGGCAGAGGACTTGAAAGAAGAGCTGGCTAATTGTGAAACTCTGAATTATGAAAAGGACTTGCTGTGTGATGAACTAAGAATCGAAAAATTGGAACAAGAACACATAATTAGCAGTCTTAAGAGGCAGATCCAGAAAtgtgaagaagaaaaggaaaagatgaaaaacgAAATGGAAGAGAAGCTGGCTAATAGTGAAgctttgaataatgaaaaggacTTGCTGATTGGTGAATTTATTAAGGAAAAATTGGAACAAGAACATATAATTAGCAGTCTTAAGAGGCAGGTCCAGGActgcgaagaagaaaaagaaaagatgaaaaacgaAATAGAAGAGAACAGAGCTAATTTTGAAGGTGACAATTATGAAAAAGACCAAATGATTAATAAGCTCAGGATAGAAAACCTGGAACGAGAAATTAAGATTGACCATTTCAAGAGTACGGTCCAGAAttatgaagaagaaaatgaaaaattgaaaagggAAATGGAAGACCTGCTGGCTGATTGTGAAAATTTGGACCTTATGATTGATGTACTAAGAAACGAAAAATTGGAgcaagaaaatacattttggaGTCTTATGAGGCAGGTCCAGAACTGCgaagaagaatatgaaaagatgaaaaacgaAATGGAAGGGATAGAACAAGGAGAGTATGGAAATATGATTTGCGATTTCCTTGAATTACAGAGAgctgagaaagaggaagagatacaaataagaaaaattgcgGAAGAAACAAGTAATCTGAAAGACGTGATAAGGATAGCGAGACCAGAACAAGAATCAGAATTGGAAAGAAACGACGAGCAGGGAACGAAGAcccaagaggaagaggaaactggAGAGAAGGACGACGCCGAAGAATCAGACGATAGCGACGAATCAAAGGACGAAAGCTCCTACGAGAATCAGccaggaggagaggaggaacgCGTAGAAGAACCAGAAGTGGAAGACACCTTCGAAGAATCTGTAGGAGAAAATGGCGATAATCAGTCTGGCGATGAGGAGAGAGTCGAAGAATCAGGAGAAGCCAGCAAAACACAAGTAGAAGAAATAAACCTCTATGGCACAGAGGAGACTCAGCTGGATAGCTTTTGTTCAGAGTCTGAACAAAAGTTGGGCTTAGGACACAAAGCCCCTGAAgcaaaggaagaggaagatgatatGAGCCAGGAAGAGGTGGAagaattattaaaggaaataagaaaactgagagaggaggaaaaactCATGTGGGAAGAGCTATTACAGCGGAAGAAACTGGACGAGGATAGATGTCAGGAATCAGAAGACGATGATTCGGAAGACATTTTCCTTCAGTCGATGGTTAATGGCCCTGACACACAAGGGAAGGAGGATGTAGGCGAGCAGGGCCAGCAAGAGCGAACGAGATGTCAAGATGAAGAAGAGGCGACAGCATGGCATGAATTAGAGCAGGAAATAATAGGAATGAGAATGGAGCAAGAACATATGGCTAAGGAGATGTTGGAGCAGCAGAAAAAGAGGGAGGAGATGGAGAGCTTATTACGATTTATTGGAGGCGATGCCCAAATGAAGAccaagaataaaaagaaacataGGAAAGGGAATAATAGGAGACGATACCAATGGAAATAG
- the LOC135201220 gene encoding C-type lectin domain family 6 member A-like: MEKCLVFVYLASLLLGSCAAYCNSPFISLKNYCYYFSEKKATWTSAREACQDMSSSSDIVDLAVFDKSCDDYVHVVNHVIGLGAERWWIGGTDEHHEGYWRWVDGRPIDMISGYWSPDEPTARYGENSLSLSEFTDEVYSRWRVEDHYSNTTQHYICQQGVAESFCNNPFMELGSSCYYFSDQVATWESARAACKDMSSSIQTADLAVFDRTCGDQANIVNHVTDLAPSKWWIGGSDDLHEGYWEWVDGTPINMIREYWAPDEPNGYERENALILFRRYNETFPRWRIGDHDSNDTHYYICQSTD, from the exons ATGGAGAAGTGTTTAGTGTTTGTTTACCTCGCGTCACTACTTCTTGGGTCATgtgcag CTTACTGCAATAGCCCCTTCATCAGCCTGAAGAATTACTGCTACTACTTCTCCGAGAAGAAGGCGACCTGGACCTCTGCGAGGGAAGCTTGCCAAGACATGAGTTCCTCGTCAGATATTGTGGACCTTGCAGTCTTTGACAAGTCTTGCGACGACTACGTCCACGTCGTTAATCACGTCATCGGTTTAG GAGCTGAGAGATGGTGGATTGGGGGTACCGACGAACACCATGAGGGCTACTGGCGGTGGGTGGACGGGAGGCCAATCGACATGATCAGTGGTTATTGGTCACCGGATGAGCCAACTGCTCGGTATGGAGAAAacagtctctctctgtctgagtTCACGGATGAAGTCTACAGCCGATGGAGAGTTGAGGATCACTACAGCAACACCACTCAGCATTACATATGTCAGCAAGGTGTTGCAGAAT CTTTTTGCAACAACCCCTTCATGGAACTGGGAAGTTCCTGCTACTACTTTTCCGACCAAGTAGCGACCTGGGAGTCGGCTAGAGCAGCTTGCAAGGACATGAGTTCCTCAATCCAAACTGCGGACCTGGCCGTCTTCGACAGGACTTGCGGCGACCAAGCGAATATCGTCAACCATGTGACTGACTTAG CTCCAAGCAAGTGGTGGATCGGTGGATCAGACGACCTGCACGAAGGCTACTGGGAGTGGGTTGACGGAACGCCCATCAACATGATCAGGGAGTATTGGGCCCCAGACGAACCCAACGGCTATGAGAGAGAGAACGCACTCATTCTCTTCAGGAGATACAATGAAACGTTCCCTAGATGGAGAATCGGAGACCACGACTCAAATGACACTCATTATTATATATGTCAATCAACAGATTAA